The segment ATTTCTTCCCTGCACGCCTGCTGCTCTGGGCGGGCTCTCTGGCTTCATGACAGGAAGGTGTGAGATGTGTCATTCAAGGGGTGGACAAAAGGGATCCGTGTCCTTCGCATCCGTGTCCTGGCAGCGTCAGCTGAGGTGTATAAGATGTGAGATTGTTGGCAGAGGCCGTGGTACTCGTCCATGCTGGTCAACACACATTTCACTTCTAGGACTGCTCTCCACGATGCAGTCAGACACAATTATAGctgcacccccccgcccccacccgtttttctttttttgtgagacTCCTGAAAAGTAGAATTTCCTGAAATTCCTGTGTTTGTAGGGAGCCAAGGCACTTGTTTCACATCCCCAACTGGCCAAGCACATCCTGGTCCCTCATGAACATCTTGTCCTGGCCAGGCTTGTGCTTTCATAAGGATTATATTTCTCTGTGTTCTTTCATGGTCATTTGAAGAGGCCACCAAAGAGGAGGCAGTGAAAttatgcagccaaaaaaaaaacacaaaacacaccaGAATGGTCAGTGGTGTcagttaatttcaaaatattgttATTTCCTGGATATTTTAGATGATTTATAAAATTTGCgatttctttcctcatttcaaATAAGCATTTGCTTCTGTCTCTGGTTTTGTACTGGTGATTTCATGTTGGTTTCCTTAGAGAGTCCCTCTTGGTGTGCGTGAGCTCTGGCTCCCCTGGGCTGCACATGCCGCCTGAACCTTGGAGCAAGCCTCCCTGCCGTACTCTAGGGCGAGCCCGGGGTGGATCTTGGGGCTGGCCACACGGCCTCCAGGCTGGGTCCCTGTCAGAGGCCCCTCCAGATCATCCAGGATAACTCACagcctgccccctgcccacctcAGAAGCTCAGGGCTGACTTCTCATGGGAATGTCTAGTTAGGATAAAACGTGTGTTGCTCCTTTGTGTGGTTAACGTTTGCAGCTCATGTCAACAACGTTGAGTCTGCAGACttcattctgtttctgtttttgctcAGCTCCTTTTGACAGtaaatgatcatttttaaaagcttttcataTGCCGTGCCGTCGTGTCTGTTTTCTGTTTGATGAGTGTGGGATTTCACATTAACTAATAGCATAATTCACATCTGAAGGGGCATTTTGAAATCTCAGGCGTAAGTGGTTGATCTATCTATTTCTCCCGGCGGTTATGTCCTTCCTGTTCGTACCTATTTTGCTAATTTTAGATACACGGGTACATGTTGGTTATATGTTTTTGTTCTGTTGCTGCTTTGCCAGAAGTACTGTTTTGTCAGAAAATAGAATTGGTAACTCTGGCTTTCTTGTAGTTCATGTTAGCTTTTTCTATGTTTTCCATACTTTTTGTTCCACAGGTGTCCTGTGGCTCTTTGAAGAAAATATAGTGttgaatcttttcttttaaatccaATTTGAGACTTTCTTTTAATTTGAGAGTTTAGCCCAGGGTTTTGGAGCAGGCCAAACTGGAGTGGAAAGAGGGCCCCCCTGAGTCAGCCGAGACCCTCCACTCCAACCCCTCTGCCCACCGTGCCAGCCCCTCCCCATTGGATGCAGCCCCTGGCCAGCTCCTGTGTCAGGATGGTCAGTGGCCATGCTCGGGCTCTGGGGGCCTGAGAGGGGAGGAGCCAATGCCTAGAGGCCCGTGTTTCCATTGCTATCCCCAGTGATAGGCCAGCCTGGGCCAAGCTGAACTCTGTTTCTCCAATTCTAAAAGCCCCGCATTGGAACCCCCAAAGCTTCAGTCTGAGGGTGGGGCTGCTGCCTGCAGTCAAGGCCTTTGCCTCCAGCTTCCAGGGGCTCAGCCCATACCTGCACAGGTGGTGGAGCGTTGGCTGTACAGAGGCTACTCTGAGGGCTGTCCCGAGATATCTCAGTCCTCATGCCCCCCCACCCCTAGGTAGAGCAGACCCCACCcttcttttttattgatttatttattggccacgcTGTGCAGCTCtcgggatcctagttccctgaccaggggtcgaacctgggcctttggcagtgaaaggacaaagttccaaccactggactgccagggcatTCCCTGTCCCCATTTGACGCGAGGAAATCGAGGCCCAGGGGTAGATGTGGGAGAACCAAGACCCAGAGCGCACTCAGGCTGTCTGTCACAACAGAAACAAAGCCAGCAGTATTTAAATGCCAATGTGCTTACGTGTATGGAACACGTCCAGCAAGCATGGGGCTCGATGTGGGGCAGGGGGCACATGGAGGAGGGACTCAGCCCTGCCCTCCAtagaaaggacagagaagcagaCAGTTAAGGGTGATCATGTGAGGGGAGGACGGTGGGCAGCATGACCCCCAGCACAGACCACAAGGAAGGGCAGAGGTTGGAGGGGGCACGACCGCTGGTCACTGGGGTGGAGTCGGGTGGAGAGATGTGTCCGATGACAAGGGCCTCTGGAAGTGGGCTGATGCTGATGGTGCTGTCTGCTTTTGTCTCAGGAGCTGGGAAGAGGCTAAAGCTATGGTGAGAGCTGAGGGTGGGGGCAGTGGAAAGGGCACTCATTGTGACTGGGAAACCAcagagtccagctctttgtaaattattattattattatttatttggctgtgccaggtcttagtcgcagcactcaggatctttgatcttccttgcggcatgtggcatctttaggTAGCGGCACGTGGGatgtagctccctgaccaagaattgaGCCTGGGCCTCCTACACTGGgggcgtggagtcttagccaatggacccccagggaagtcctgaacccAGCTCTGGAAGGGAGCATGGGCCCACTCCCCtaatttacagatggggaaactgagtcccagagggGCAGGACTTGCCCAATGACATGCTGCTGAGTGGTCAGGAGCGGGACCAGAAGTCAGCAGGTAACAGGTGAACACTTGCTGCACTTGGCTCAGCGGGGCGGCCTGCCTTTCCTCGGGCCCCTGGGAGACGGGGTTGCTGTGTTCCTTGTCTCTGCCTCCCCATCTGGGTCCCAGCTGCAGGTCCTGGTACCCTCCACAAGAGCTGTTGAGACCACATCCCAAGCTGCCCATCCCAAACCCAGTGTGTCTCAGTGACTCGCTGCCCCAGTGACACACACCCCACAGCCAGACAGAACCACCTCTTCTGTTCTTCCATTATTTCATCCGTGTAGACGCAATGGTGCTGCCAGGCGTTTAAACAACCACACCCACCCATCTGTACATATGTGGGGTCACATATATACTCTGCACCAGCGTGTATCCTTATGGCATCTTGCAAAGGTCCTAGCATGATGTTTCGCTCTTCATGGGGTCTTTTTAGCACTTGGTGTGCGCGCACCATAATCGGTAGAGCGGTTCTCTTATTTGGACATCTAGGGAGTTTCTCAGTGGCTGGTTTTGTCATTGAAAGCAACACTGCCATGGCTATCACTGTAATCTTGTTTCTGTGACCAAAGATCATGTCCCCAAGACTCAATTCCAGCTATAAGGAGTGGTATTACTTAAAGACATTTTAATCTTTGCAAACCCAATGGATGAAGGGCTTTCTCATTTCAGTTGGTGGGCAGCATGGTCTACCATTTCTTGGCCCCAGGTCCAGGAGGATGCAGCTACAGTTCACACCCGTGTGGTGTACATTTGTTTCCCCAAGGTCGGTTCCCCAATTCCCATCACACCGCAACATGAGTGCACACTGGGAGCAGCCCAGTTAAGAGCCCAGCAGCTCTGTTAAGACTCTCAGATCACTGCTCCCCTTCCTCCGTCCACAACTCACCCTGTGGTGGAGACCAGCGAGGCTGGGAGGGCTCCGGTTGATTTGCACCTTCTCAGCCATAACAGGAACTGGAGTGAGTTTGTGTCCCctggcccctccctccttcctgaaAATCTCACACAGAATCCTTTAGGCTGCAGAAATCCTCAGCGATGCCAGAAAAGGTGTCAGGCAAACCTCCCTGCCTCGACTCTGAACTGGCTGAGAAATAGACACTGGAGTTGGAAAGGGGAGAAGAGAAGTCCTTTATTTCTGGCAAGGCTTGACTGGGGTCAGAGTTCAGCTCCCAGCCCCCCAGTTGACCACTGCCCCAAGGCAAGTCCATCCTTCAGAGCAGTCTCTTTTGCCATGCAAAGGCCAGGGTAGCCGTGGGACAGAGAAGTTTCCTTCCCAGTGGTTCCAAGGTGCCAGGAGCAGCCAGAAGGGTGGGAGGCAGgcaaggagggcttcctggaggaggctgtGGGAGCCTGATTGCTGTGGGGAGCTGCCTGTGTGTTCGTTCTGGGTGGATGGTCGGCCCAGAGCTCTGCTGGacagagggaggcctggggtcctgCCGGGCTCACTGGTACTGGTTGGGGATGGACATGGTGTTACAGCGGCTGTGGGACATGTCCTCATAGATCACGAACACTGGGCTCTTATCCTTCGCACAGCAGAGTTTCTGGATCTGAAAGAAAGCCTGCTGTCTCCCACTGGGGCAGCTCACTCAGGAGCACCCTCTGTCTTCATGGCATTTCCCCTCAGGAAGTTTTTATAATAGATTTGGGGGCCTGCATGAAGCCGTTACAGGAGGGTCCTCAGCCAGCCCCTCGGTTCTCCAGCGCTGCCCAGGCCTGTGTGAGGTGGGCAGAGGCAGGGCCCCGGGGGCAGCGGTGGGGAGGTGGAAGGTGGAATTGACCTTGCACCCTGGCCCTGGACAGGGAAGGGGGCCTGGCTCTCTGGAGATGCAGAGCTGGAGGTGCTGGGCGAATGTGGGGGTGAAAGCTGAAGGACCAGGGGTGAGTTGACCACCTCCTGGCCCCCGTTTCTGTTGgcccctcctctcccacctccagcaCACGATTGCACGTGGTTTTCACATGCTCACAGGCCTCActcatgcacgcatgcacacatatgtacatgCGTGCACACTTTCACAGTCACATGCAGCATGCCCATGTTCTCTGAAAGGATCTCTCTGGAACCCTCTGtgaaaagtattagtcactcagtcgtgtccacctctttgcaaccacaggggctatagcccaccaggctccactgttcatgtggattctccaggcaagaatactggagtgagtagccattcccttctctgggggatcttcctgatccagggctcaAACTcgggtctgctgcactgcaggcagattctttaccctctgagccaccctgAACCTTGCTAATCCCCCTTAAATAGCTGACCAGGACCTGTGTTCCTGGCACCATGATCATCCCTGCAGGTGGTTCCAGTTCTTGGGCTTCCTCTCATCTTGGGCCTCACCATCCAAACCCTCTAAGCTCCCAGGGCCCCTGACAGAAGGAGTGAGTGGGTGCTGGGGTTTCCCATGTGGCCAGATCCCCGAGGCTTACCCACTCTCCTTCCCGTCATGCTCTCTGAGAGGAGTGGGCTTCTAGGGACACTGGTGACACCCAAGGGTCCATACTGACCTGTGTTCTTTTCAGCACACACACTGCTCCCAGTCCCAGCCCGATGAGGAAGAAGCCCACAGCCAGGGCCGTGGGGAGGGCAAAGTGTATTGGCCAAGACTCCTGGCACGTGTTCGCTGCCTGGGGCAGTTGGTCTGGGAAGAAGGAACGGAGAGAGGCATTCGGCAGGTGAGGGAGTCCCTGGGAACCTCTGTGGTTCAGGGCAGGGTGGGGCTTTGGAGTGtgtatggggggtgggggggaatccAGGAGGCTTCCTAGAGGAGTTGGGCTCATGTTGGAAGGAGTAACTCAAGCAAACTTAGAGGGAAGGTTCCCAGACAGGGGCAGATGGAGCCCAGGCTGGCGAGTGGCAGGTGGAGAGGTCCCAGGACTGGCATACTCCCTACCTGTCACCATGACCAAGGTGCCGGGACCAGAGATCTTATCATCCACGATGGCCACGCAGGTGTAGCCACCGCTGTCGGCCAACTGCAGGTGGTACAAGCTGATGGTCAGGTTGCTTTGCAGCCCTGAGTAGGCAATGCGGCCCTGGAACCACGGGTCCACGGTGGGCTCCAACCCATCTTCATAGTAAATCACATCTCTGTTGCTCGGCCACGTTTTTTTCA is part of the Bubalus kerabau isolate K-KA32 ecotype Philippines breed swamp buffalo chromosome 4, PCC_UOA_SB_1v2, whole genome shotgun sequence genome and harbors:
- the CD7 gene encoding T-cell antigen CD7; the encoded protein is MVGLLGLLLFPLLQATGEVWQSPRKTIALEGDSVNITCSTLGTLHGIYLKKTWPSNRDVIYYEDGLEPTVDPWFQGRIAYSGLQSNLTISLYHLQLADSGGYTCVAIVDDKISGPGTLVMVTDQLPQAANTCQESWPIHFALPTALAVGFFLIGLGLGAVCVLKRTQIQKLCCAKDKSPVFVIYEDMSHSRCNTMSIPNQYQ